Genomic window (Spirochaetales bacterium):
TCCGCTTCCGGTGTTTCGGAAGGTTTCAACAGGGATGAGATAATCACTGCACTCCCGGCGAGGGTGAGTGCCGTGCCGCCGATAATGAAACCGAAGGTTCCGTGTTTCATTGAAGCGTAGCTGTCATACGAATCCGTCATGCCGGCGGCGATATCATCCATATTGAGAACAAGACTCACCGCCATAAACGCGGCACCGCTTCCTCCGAGGATGTATCCGGTTAATCCGAAGGTGCCCGGGGTCGTTTTTCCTTTTTCCGGAATGGTTTTATAGGCGATCTTCAATTTCTGTTCCGTACCGCTCTTGAGTGTTATGGTTTTCTTGAAATCTTTCATTCCGGGCGTCATTATGATAATGGTATGTTTACCGGCTTCTAATTCCAGACGGTTATGTAATACCGCACCGGTACTATCTTTCCCGTCGACAAGTACCGTACTTGTTTCCCTGAGGTTTTCAAAAACAATCGAGGAAACCGCCTCTTCTTTTACTTTCTCCGTGGTATCTTCAACGGCTTCTCCCTTGCCGACAAAGCGCGTTGCAAGACGCTTGCTGTCGTCGATAAGGTCGTCGATTGAGCCGTATTTTTCCGATGCCGTTTTAAGGGTAACCCCCGTTTCAACGTCAATAAGCTTCATGTTGAGGATGTACCGGGACCCGACTTTACCGATGCTTCCCACGATTATCTGGCTTGCGGAAAGCAATTTACCGATCTGCAGCTGGCAGCTTTCATCCGTACAATCCGATACGGAAAACTCGATTTCCGCCAATAACGCTTCCCGCTGCATCCTGTCGATAACAAGATATCTCCCGGTTTCGACGATATGCGAGGTAACGTAATCGACAAAAACCGTGACTTCCGCCTTCGAAATACCGCTTGCTTCAAAATCCAGGACAGTGATAATCGGTTTGTTCTCTGAAAATACCGGAACGCAGATGAAAAGGAAAAGAACGACTGATTTAATTATTTTCATCACATTGTCACCCCCGGTTGACAGTCTCTACAGGAAATCAAACTCCACTTAATAAGAGTATGCTTTACAAGGCTTTTGTCAAGATAAAAAAAAGAAAATCATAATTGAAAGCATATATGGAAATATATTAATGACTGTCACAGTGAAATGAAAGCAGTAATCAAAAAAGCGCCAACATAATTATCTCCCCGAAATTATTGACAAAAAACGCTTTTTGCACTACCTTTTTTTCATCTTTTCAGATTAAAAAAATTACGTGAAGAGGACAAAAACCCATGCATGAAAAAACAAAAGCGGATACGTCAAAAGCACTCGGTATCTGCCTTGGTGCTTCGACGATCAGTGCCGTTGAATTATCACGGAATAACGGAACATATACCGTCGAAAAGGTAATGATCCGGCCCCATGAAGGCAATCCGAAAGAGACATTTTCAAAGGTCGTCAACGAACTCACTACCGGCGGAACGCCCGTTCTGGTCACGGGAAGAAAATTCCGCCAGTTCGTCAACCTTCCTTCAATTACGGAACCCGAGGCGGTCGAATACGCCATTGACTATATTACCGGCAAAAGCCGTAAATTCGACGCTGTCGTTGCGGCGGGCGGGGAGACCTTTATGG
Coding sequences:
- a CDS encoding PEGA domain-containing protein, which encodes MKIIKSVVLFLFICVPVFSENKPIITVLDFEASGISKAEVTVFVDYVTSHIVETGRYLVIDRMQREALLAEIEFSVSDCTDESCQLQIGKLLSASQIIVGSIGKVGSRYILNMKLIDVETGVTLKTASEKYGSIDDLIDDSKRLATRFVGKGEAVEDTTEKVKEEAVSSIVFENLRETSTVLVDGKDSTGAVLHNRLELEAGKHTIIIMTPGMKDFKKTITLKSGTEQKLKIAYKTIPEKGKTTPGTFGLTGYILGGSGAAFMAVSLVLNMDDIAAGMTDSYDSYASMKHGTFGFIIGGTALTLAGSAVIISSLLKPSETPEAENARLRLWGLILGGGGAGLAVLGFVFNMDDIAAGMTDSYSGYTTLKDISFGCIIGGAGIFVTGGIMYITSLLSPGEAENSKAGATKLSFYPLFENGTASLNLQYSY